One genomic segment of Amycolatopsis sp. WQ 127309 includes these proteins:
- a CDS encoding PQQ-dependent sugar dehydrogenase, which produces MAPRPPWRVAVAGTAVAALGFSAFSPFASAATAAATDYESENAVISQGVVESNHAGYSGTGFVNFDNVAGSYVEYSVNAAQAGTHTLTFRYANGTADNRPVKLIVDGGDKGTVDFPATGAWTTWQTVTATVQLTAGVNKVRTTATTANGGPNADKLTDTFTAPSDSEPPSPPSNLAASNILPTAATFSWTAATDNVGIVRYEINRGGNILKTVGGTTTSATVDNLTPNTAYDISVGAYDAAGNPSQQSNVVAFTTPPSTDTTPPSVPGNLRSTGVTANSVSLAWNASTDNGGTISAYDVFQGATKVASTTSLTSTVTNLNPNTSYTFTVKARDPNGNSSAASNAVTVKTSAPGGAGGIPEYDKDITKVDLGWAVDFLPNGNALVTERDRFEILLVTPAGQKTTLGTVPGAVTTTGEGGVLGLAISPNWASDHAIYVYHTASGDNRIVKMTYDGTTLSSTSTPVLTGIAKNRYHNGGRIKFGPDGKLYATVGDAKNSDNAQNKSSLNGKILRLNADGTAPSDNPFYATGGNARYVWSYGHRNPQGLAWDSRGQLWAAEFGESSLDELNLIQKGGNFGWPSCEGTQGSCSGFIAPKKTWPTSQAGPSGVEIVNDWIYIAGVTGKQLFATQITAAGTGVGTVSTLFSGRWGRLRSVTKTPDGGLWLTSTNNDMNGGTPSVLDNVIVRLKFPAAH; this is translated from the coding sequence GTGGCACCCCGCCCCCCGTGGCGCGTGGCTGTGGCCGGTACCGCCGTCGCGGCGCTCGGCTTCAGCGCGTTCAGCCCCTTCGCTTCAGCGGCCACCGCCGCGGCGACGGACTACGAGTCCGAGAACGCCGTGATCTCCCAGGGCGTCGTCGAGTCGAACCACGCCGGCTACTCCGGCACCGGGTTCGTCAACTTCGACAACGTCGCCGGGAGCTACGTCGAGTACTCGGTGAACGCGGCACAAGCCGGGACGCACACGCTGACCTTCCGCTACGCCAACGGAACCGCCGACAACCGGCCGGTGAAGCTGATCGTCGACGGCGGTGACAAGGGCACCGTCGACTTCCCCGCCACCGGCGCGTGGACGACGTGGCAGACCGTCACCGCGACCGTGCAGCTGACCGCCGGGGTCAACAAGGTCCGGACCACCGCGACCACCGCCAACGGCGGGCCGAACGCGGACAAGCTCACCGACACCTTCACCGCGCCGAGCGACAGCGAACCGCCGTCGCCGCCGTCGAACCTGGCCGCCTCGAACATCCTGCCGACCGCCGCGACGTTCTCCTGGACCGCCGCGACCGACAACGTCGGCATCGTGCGCTACGAGATCAACCGCGGCGGCAACATCCTCAAGACCGTCGGCGGGACCACGACTTCGGCGACCGTGGACAACCTGACGCCGAACACCGCCTACGACATCTCGGTGGGCGCGTACGACGCCGCGGGCAACCCGTCGCAGCAGAGCAACGTCGTCGCCTTCACGACACCGCCGAGCACCGACACGACCCCGCCGAGCGTGCCGGGGAACCTGCGCTCCACCGGCGTCACCGCGAACAGCGTTTCCCTGGCGTGGAACGCTTCCACGGACAACGGCGGCACGATCTCGGCCTACGACGTCTTCCAGGGCGCCACGAAGGTCGCGTCCACGACGTCGCTCACCTCGACGGTGACGAACCTGAACCCGAACACGTCCTACACGTTCACGGTCAAGGCGCGGGACCCCAACGGGAACAGCTCCGCCGCGAGCAACGCGGTGACCGTGAAGACGAGCGCGCCGGGCGGCGCCGGCGGCATCCCGGAGTACGACAAGGACATCACGAAGGTCGATCTCGGCTGGGCGGTGGACTTCCTGCCGAACGGCAACGCGCTGGTGACCGAGCGGGACCGGTTCGAGATCCTGCTCGTGACGCCGGCCGGTCAGAAGACCACGCTGGGCACGGTGCCGGGCGCGGTGACCACCACCGGCGAAGGCGGCGTCCTCGGCCTGGCGATCTCGCCGAACTGGGCGAGCGACCACGCGATCTACGTCTACCACACGGCTTCCGGCGACAACCGGATCGTGAAGATGACCTACGACGGCACCACGCTGTCCTCGACGTCGACGCCGGTGCTCACCGGGATCGCGAAGAACCGCTACCACAACGGCGGCCGGATCAAGTTCGGCCCGGACGGCAAGCTCTACGCCACCGTGGGCGACGCGAAGAACAGTGACAACGCGCAGAACAAGAGCTCGCTCAACGGGAAGATCCTGCGGCTCAACGCCGACGGAACCGCGCCGAGCGACAACCCGTTCTACGCCACCGGCGGCAACGCGCGGTACGTCTGGAGCTACGGCCACCGCAACCCGCAGGGCCTGGCCTGGGACTCGCGCGGCCAGCTGTGGGCGGCGGAGTTCGGCGAGAGCAGCCTCGACGAGCTCAACCTGATCCAGAAGGGCGGCAACTTCGGCTGGCCCAGCTGCGAAGGCACGCAGGGCAGCTGCAGCGGCTTCATCGCACCGAAGAAGACCTGGCCGACGTCGCAGGCCGGGCCGTCCGGCGTGGAGATCGTCAACGACTGGATCTACATCGCCGGCGTCACGGGCAAGCAGCTGTTCGCCACGCAGATCACCGCGGCGGGCACCGGCGTCGGCACGGTGTCGACGTTGTTCTCCGGCCGCTGGGGCCGGCTGCGCTCAGTGACGAAGACGCCCGACGGCGGGCTCTGGCTGACGTCCACTAACAACGACATGAACGGCGGCACGCCGAGCGTCCTGGACAACGTGATCGTCCGGCTGAAGTTCCCCGCCGCCCACTGA
- the hemF gene encoding oxygen-dependent coproporphyrinogen oxidase: protein MLSGGNSRREAVTAMVNAGQRELVAELERLDRGARFGRSGWERPGGGGGQARLLENGDVFERAGVNCSAVHGARLPEAVARQHGLDPGSAFFATGLSVVIHPRNPYVPAFHASFRYFESGDTWWFGGGADLTPCYGFAADATHFHRTLKTYCDTFDPAFHAQAKRACDEYFTLPHRDETRGVGGIFFDHLHPEGPDGWHRAAAFAAAGIATIAPAYLPIVRRRKDLPHGDRERQWQLYRRGRYVEFNLVHDRGTRFGLQTGGYVEAVLMALPPLARWEFELTPEPGSPEAALAEFLVPRDWAGEEALPETRVAG from the coding sequence ATGCTTTCAGGTGGGAACAGCAGGCGCGAAGCCGTGACGGCGATGGTGAACGCCGGGCAGCGCGAACTGGTCGCCGAGCTCGAACGGCTGGACCGCGGGGCCCGCTTCGGCCGGTCCGGCTGGGAGCGGCCCGGCGGTGGCGGCGGGCAGGCGCGGCTGCTGGAGAACGGGGACGTCTTCGAGCGGGCCGGCGTCAACTGCTCGGCGGTGCACGGCGCCCGCCTGCCCGAGGCGGTCGCGCGGCAGCACGGGCTGGATCCGGGCAGCGCGTTCTTCGCGACCGGGCTGTCGGTGGTGATCCACCCGCGCAACCCGTACGTGCCGGCGTTCCACGCCAGCTTCCGGTACTTCGAGTCCGGTGACACGTGGTGGTTCGGCGGCGGCGCGGACCTGACGCCGTGCTACGGCTTCGCGGCCGACGCGACGCACTTCCACCGCACGCTGAAGACGTACTGCGACACCTTCGACCCGGCGTTCCACGCGCAGGCCAAGCGCGCCTGCGACGAGTACTTCACGCTGCCGCACCGCGACGAGACGCGCGGGGTCGGCGGCATCTTCTTCGACCACCTGCACCCCGAGGGCCCGGACGGCTGGCACCGCGCGGCCGCCTTCGCCGCGGCCGGCATCGCCACGATCGCGCCCGCGTACCTGCCGATCGTGCGGCGCCGCAAGGACCTCCCCCACGGCGACCGTGAGCGGCAGTGGCAGCTCTACCGCCGCGGCCGGTACGTCGAGTTCAACCTGGTCCACGACCGCGGCACCCGGTTCGGGCTGCAGACCGGCGGGTACGTCGAGGCGGTCCTGATGGCGCTGCCGCCGTTGGCGCGCTGGGAGTTCGAGCTGACGCCGGAGCCGGGCAGCCCCGAAGCGGCGCTCGCGGAGTTCCTCGTGCCGCGCGACTGGGCGGGTGAAGAGGCCCTCCCGGAGACCCGGGTGGCAGGCTGA
- a CDS encoding PPOX class F420-dependent oxidoreductase, giving the protein MREMSRDEWWQFASEGTRTGMLGLVRKDGSPIVTPIWFLLNEGPDGDELIFTTGTETLKGKAIARDGRISLAVDDQRPPFSYVQFTAEARLTQDDDMLAWATRLGSRYMGAEQGEAYGKRNAVPEESLVRAKLTKVIARADIAG; this is encoded by the coding sequence ATGCGTGAGATGAGCCGTGACGAGTGGTGGCAGTTCGCGTCCGAAGGCACCCGGACGGGCATGCTCGGCCTGGTCAGGAAGGACGGCTCACCGATCGTGACGCCGATCTGGTTCCTCCTGAACGAGGGCCCGGACGGCGACGAGCTGATCTTCACCACCGGCACCGAGACCCTCAAGGGCAAGGCCATCGCGCGCGACGGGCGGATCTCGCTGGCCGTCGACGACCAGCGCCCGCCGTTCTCCTACGTGCAGTTCACCGCCGAGGCGCGGCTGACCCAGGACGACGACATGCTGGCCTGGGCGACGCGGCTGGGCAGCCGGTACATGGGCGCCGAGCAGGGCGAGGCGTACGGCAAGCGCAACGCCGTCCCCGAAGAGTCACTCGTCCGGGCGAAACTCACGAAGGTGATCGCCCGCGCGGACATCGCCGGCTGA